The Congregibacter litoralis KT71 genome contains a region encoding:
- the pyrE gene encoding orotate phosphoribosyltransferase: MQAYQREFIDLARRCDVLRFGEFTLKSGRQSPYFFNAGAFDSGAALAALGRFYAQCIVDSGVEFDVLLGPAYKGIPLATTTAVALADHHGRDVPFAYNRKEAKSHGEGGVLVGAELRGRVLVIDDVITAGTAVAEVIDMIRVAGAELAGVVIGLNRQERGKGELSAIQEIEQRWGVPVFNIIAMEDLIVYLEDRGPDAMEVPEGALEALRSYRERYGV, from the coding sequence ATGCAAGCCTACCAACGCGAGTTTATTGACCTGGCCCGCCGCTGCGATGTCCTCCGATTTGGTGAGTTCACCCTCAAATCAGGGCGTCAAAGCCCCTATTTCTTCAATGCGGGAGCCTTTGACAGTGGTGCCGCTCTCGCTGCCCTGGGGCGCTTTTACGCCCAATGCATCGTAGATTCCGGCGTCGAGTTCGATGTGCTCCTGGGGCCGGCCTATAAAGGTATCCCTCTGGCGACCACCACGGCCGTGGCCCTTGCCGATCATCACGGTCGGGATGTGCCCTTTGCCTACAACCGCAAAGAAGCCAAAAGCCACGGAGAAGGTGGCGTTCTCGTCGGTGCCGAACTCCGGGGTCGGGTGCTGGTGATTGATGACGTGATTACCGCGGGGACCGCCGTGGCGGAAGTCATCGATATGATCAGGGTCGCCGGCGCGGAACTTGCCGGGGTGGTGATTGGTCTTAACCGACAGGAGCGGGGCAAGGGCGAGCTTTCCGCTATTCAGGAAATTGAACAGCGTTGGGGAGTGCCGGTATTCAACATCATCGCTATGGAAGATCTCATTGTGTATCTGGAGGACAGGGGACCCGACGCCATGGAAGTTCCCGAGGGTGCCCTGGAAGCCCTGAGAAGCTACCGGGAGCGCTACGGGGTCTGA
- a CDS encoding FAD-dependent oxidoreductase has protein sequence MRKWECIVCGLIYDEAKGWPDDGIAAGTRWEDVPEDWLCPDCGVGKEDFELIEEAVEEDAPHHQTPGTEAQPAPVVIIGTGLAGYGLAREFRKHDSDTPLLLITEDDGRAYSKPMLSTGYTKNADAAALTQSDAGTMAANLDASIWTMTRVQAVDTARKVLRLADRETEVHYTALVFATGASVIRPPLGGNALERVYSVNDLMDYDDFRTAMERLAVKRVAIIGGGLIGCEFANDLLNGGFEADVIDPLQHCLPTLLPEPCARALQAGLEAKGARFHFGPLVTEVNYPAGSTDTVQVSLSDGSMLDADIVVSAVGVRPNIELAKSAGIAVNRGIVTDRLLKTSAPDVYALGDCAEVEGHVLVYVAPLMAAARALGKTLAGEPTTVSYPAMPVTIKVPACPTVVAPPAEDAEGEWQFSLDGTNTQGEYRNEAGDLLGFALTGEATKQKMALQKQLPPIMA, from the coding sequence ATGCGTAAGTGGGAATGTATCGTTTGTGGGCTGATCTACGACGAGGCCAAGGGTTGGCCGGACGACGGCATCGCCGCGGGTACGCGCTGGGAAGATGTGCCCGAAGACTGGTTATGCCCGGACTGCGGTGTGGGTAAAGAGGATTTCGAACTCATCGAAGAAGCGGTGGAAGAGGACGCTCCCCATCATCAGACTCCCGGCACCGAGGCTCAGCCCGCACCAGTGGTGATTATTGGCACCGGGCTGGCCGGCTACGGCCTTGCCCGGGAGTTTCGCAAGCATGACAGCGACACACCGCTGCTGTTGATTACCGAGGACGATGGCAGGGCTTACTCCAAGCCCATGCTGTCTACGGGATACACCAAAAACGCCGACGCTGCAGCCCTTACCCAGAGTGATGCCGGCACCATGGCCGCCAACCTCGATGCCAGTATCTGGACCATGACCCGCGTACAGGCCGTGGATACCGCGCGTAAAGTGCTGCGTCTGGCGGACCGGGAAACCGAGGTGCATTACACGGCACTGGTGTTTGCCACGGGCGCCAGCGTGATCCGTCCTCCCCTGGGCGGAAACGCCCTGGAGCGCGTCTATTCGGTAAACGATCTCATGGACTACGACGATTTCCGAACCGCCATGGAGCGCCTGGCCGTGAAGCGTGTGGCCATTATTGGCGGTGGTCTTATCGGCTGTGAGTTCGCCAACGATCTGCTTAACGGCGGTTTTGAGGCGGATGTCATCGATCCGCTCCAGCACTGTTTACCCACGCTCCTGCCCGAACCCTGCGCCCGAGCGCTTCAGGCAGGCCTGGAAGCCAAGGGTGCCCGTTTTCACTTTGGTCCCCTGGTCACCGAGGTGAACTACCCTGCCGGAAGCACGGATACGGTGCAGGTCTCTCTCAGCGACGGCAGCATGCTGGATGCGGATATTGTCGTGTCTGCCGTGGGTGTTCGCCCCAATATAGAGCTCGCGAAGAGTGCGGGCATCGCCGTAAACCGGGGCATTGTTACGGACCGCCTGCTCAAGACCAGCGCGCCCGATGTGTATGCTCTGGGTGATTGTGCCGAGGTAGAGGGCCACGTTCTGGTCTATGTCGCACCGCTCATGGCCGCCGCCCGCGCCCTGGGCAAAACCCTGGCGGGAGAGCCGACCACGGTGAGCTACCCCGCGATGCCGGTGACCATCAAGGTGCCCGCCTGTCCCACGGTCGTGGCACCCCCTGCGGAGGACGCCGAGGGTGAATGGCAGTTCTCCCTGGATGGCACGAACACCCAGGGCGAGTACCGAAACGAAGCGGGAGATCTGTTGGGGTTTGCCCTGACCGGTGAAGCCACCAAACAGAAGATGGCGCTGCAAAAGCAGCTACCGCCGATTATGGCCTGA
- a CDS encoding RelA/SpoT family protein, whose amino-acid sequence MQTIDSLDANLRSYLDEQQSTLVRRAYYFAEQAHFGQQRRSGEPYVTHPLAVAGILADMHMDHQSLMAAMLHDVIEDTGIDKTAIESQFGEAVAELVDGVSKLTQIEFDTLEEKQAENFQKMALAMARDIRVILVKLADRLHNMRTLGVLPTAKARRIAKETLDIYAPIAMRLGMNAVRMEFEDLGFTALYPMRARRIEAARRSARGNRIELVDKMRSQIENALAQDGYEATVIGREKHLYSIYKKMRAKKKSFSEIMDIYAFRVVVDSVDSCYRVLGCIHSLYKPVPGEFKDYIAIPKANGYQSLHTVTMGMHGVPIEIQIRTREMEDMANNGIAAHWLYKTDSDTVNGSHARARQWVQGLLEMQQRAGNSLEFIENVKIDLFPDEIYIFTPKGSIMELPRGATAVDFAYAVHTELGNTCVACRINRRLAPLSEPLQSGQTVEVITASGARPNPSWFNYAITAKARSNIRHYLKHQTQEDAAALGRRLLDKSLASFELSVTELSEARLNSYLESAGLTSLDELLAELAQGKRLPGVIASQLAGETHTEGPTPQPGSDTPLAIRGTEGFMVSYARCCRPLPGDAIAGYINSERGVIVHRESCRNLADMREKPEQWIPLRWDDQVSGEFLAELRIETENRRGAIATIATRINSMNVNIDKISSTDKDYQFTYVDLDLHVESRVHLARIMRRLRGIDSVRRVSRVRN is encoded by the coding sequence ATGCAGACCATCGACTCTCTCGACGCCAATCTCCGCTCCTACCTCGATGAGCAGCAAAGCACCCTGGTGCGACGCGCCTATTACTTCGCCGAACAAGCCCATTTCGGGCAGCAGCGCCGCAGTGGTGAGCCCTACGTAACGCATCCCCTCGCGGTAGCCGGTATCCTCGCTGACATGCACATGGATCATCAGAGCCTCATGGCTGCGATGCTCCACGATGTCATCGAAGATACGGGCATTGACAAAACTGCCATTGAATCCCAGTTTGGTGAAGCCGTGGCCGAACTCGTCGATGGTGTGAGTAAACTCACGCAAATCGAGTTTGACACCCTCGAAGAAAAGCAGGCCGAGAACTTCCAGAAGATGGCCCTGGCGATGGCGCGGGATATCCGCGTCATCCTCGTCAAGCTCGCCGACCGCCTGCACAATATGCGCACCCTGGGCGTATTGCCCACCGCCAAGGCCCGGCGCATTGCCAAGGAAACTCTGGATATCTACGCGCCTATTGCTATGCGCCTCGGGATGAATGCCGTGCGCATGGAATTTGAGGATCTGGGCTTTACCGCGCTGTATCCCATGCGCGCCCGGCGCATCGAGGCCGCGCGCCGCTCCGCCCGGGGCAACCGAATCGAGCTTGTCGATAAGATGCGCAGCCAGATCGAAAACGCATTGGCTCAGGACGGCTACGAAGCCACGGTCATAGGTCGGGAGAAGCACCTCTACAGCATCTACAAAAAGATGCGCGCGAAAAAGAAATCCTTCTCCGAAATCATGGATATCTATGCCTTCCGTGTAGTCGTGGATTCCGTGGACAGCTGTTACCGGGTCCTCGGCTGCATCCATTCGCTCTACAAACCGGTTCCGGGAGAGTTCAAGGATTACATTGCCATTCCCAAGGCTAATGGCTATCAGTCCCTGCATACGGTGACCATGGGCATGCACGGCGTGCCCATCGAGATCCAGATCCGCACCCGGGAAATGGAGGACATGGCCAATAACGGTATCGCGGCCCACTGGTTGTATAAAACCGATTCCGACACCGTCAACGGCTCCCACGCCCGGGCGCGCCAGTGGGTGCAGGGCCTGTTAGAGATGCAGCAACGGGCGGGGAACAGTCTGGAATTCATCGAGAACGTCAAAATCGACCTGTTTCCCGATGAGATCTACATTTTTACGCCCAAAGGCAGCATCATGGAACTGCCCCGGGGCGCTACCGCCGTGGACTTTGCCTATGCCGTGCACACGGAACTGGGCAACACCTGCGTAGCCTGCCGCATCAACCGGCGCCTTGCGCCCTTATCCGAGCCCCTGCAAAGCGGTCAGACCGTAGAAGTCATCACCGCCTCGGGAGCGCGACCCAATCCTTCGTGGTTCAACTACGCCATCACGGCCAAGGCTCGAAGCAACATTCGCCACTACCTCAAGCATCAGACCCAGGAAGATGCCGCGGCCCTGGGTCGTCGCCTGTTGGACAAGTCCCTCGCCAGTTTCGAACTCAGTGTCACGGAACTATCTGAGGCGCGCCTGAACAGTTACCTGGAGAGCGCCGGTCTTACTTCCCTGGATGAACTTCTGGCGGAGCTTGCTCAGGGCAAACGCCTACCTGGCGTCATCGCGAGCCAGCTGGCGGGGGAGACCCATACGGAAGGACCCACGCCGCAACCGGGCAGCGATACACCCCTGGCAATACGCGGCACCGAAGGTTTTATGGTGAGCTACGCCCGCTGTTGCCGACCCCTTCCCGGCGATGCCATCGCGGGCTATATCAACTCCGAACGCGGCGTAATCGTGCACCGGGAAAGTTGTCGGAATCTTGCGGACATGCGGGAGAAACCCGAACAGTGGATTCCCCTGCGCTGGGATGACCAGGTCAGCGGTGAGTTCCTCGCCGAACTACGTATCGAGACGGAAAACCGCCGCGGCGCCATCGCGACCATCGCTACGCGTATCAACAGCATGAACGTCAATATCGACAAGATCAGTTCCACGGATAAAGACTACCAGTTCACCTATGTCGACCTGGACCTCCACGTCGAAAGCCGTGTGCATCTTGCGCGCATCATGCGCCGTCTTCGCGGTATCGACAGCGTGCGGCGTGTCAGCCGCGTGCGCAACTAG
- the rph gene encoding ribonuclease PH, with protein sequence MPRPSGRAPDQLRDISIERQFTCHAEGSVLVSFGNTRVICTASVEDSVPRFLRGKNSGWITAEYGMLPRSTGSRMGREAARGKQGGRTQEIQRLIGRSLRAAVDLSKLGEHTITLDCDVIQADGGTRTASITGAFVALVDAINGLQRDKKISTDPLRHFVASVSVGVYQGEAVLDLDYPEDSKADTDLNVVMAEGGEFIEVQGTAEAAPFSRTDLDKMLDLASGGIATLIDCQRAALATG encoded by the coding sequence ATGCCGAGACCCAGTGGCCGGGCCCCCGACCAACTGCGCGACATCAGTATTGAGCGCCAATTTACCTGCCATGCCGAGGGATCGGTGCTGGTGAGTTTTGGCAATACTCGCGTTATCTGCACTGCCAGCGTTGAAGACAGTGTCCCGCGATTTTTGCGTGGCAAAAACTCCGGCTGGATTACCGCGGAGTACGGCATGCTGCCCCGCTCCACCGGTTCCCGCATGGGTCGCGAGGCGGCGCGGGGTAAACAAGGGGGTCGTACCCAGGAAATTCAGCGACTCATCGGCCGCTCTCTCCGCGCTGCGGTGGATTTATCAAAGCTCGGCGAGCATACGATCACCCTTGATTGCGACGTGATTCAGGCCGATGGAGGCACGCGAACCGCCTCGATCACCGGTGCCTTTGTGGCGTTGGTGGATGCCATCAACGGTCTCCAGCGGGATAAAAAAATCAGCACGGATCCCCTTCGACACTTTGTCGCTTCGGTATCCGTCGGTGTATACCAGGGCGAGGCGGTGTTAGACCTCGATTACCCCGAGGACTCCAAGGCGGATACGGACCTGAACGTGGTGATGGCCGAGGGAGGTGAATTTATCGAGGTGCAGGGCACCGCGGAAGCGGCGCCGTTTTCCCGTACCGATCTGGACAAGATGCTTGACCTGGCGAGCGGTGGCATTGCCACGCTCATCGACTGTCAGCGAGCTGCGCTGGCGACGGGTTAA
- a CDS encoding RidA family protein — protein MSNRAIIATPKAPAALGPYSQAVKVGNTAWLSGQIPLDPETMAVVEGGITAQAKQAFSNLAAVAEAAGGSLNDAVKINISLTDMQDFAAVNAVMETFCNEPYPARACVEVAGLPKGVSVEIEAILAL, from the coding sequence GTGAGCAACCGCGCCATTATCGCGACACCCAAGGCCCCCGCAGCCCTGGGACCCTATTCCCAGGCAGTGAAGGTAGGAAATACCGCATGGCTGTCAGGGCAGATTCCCCTCGACCCCGAGACTATGGCCGTCGTTGAAGGGGGTATCACGGCCCAGGCAAAGCAGGCATTCAGTAATCTGGCTGCGGTCGCAGAGGCCGCCGGTGGTAGCCTCAACGATGCGGTAAAGATCAATATTTCCCTGACGGATATGCAGGACTTTGCAGCGGTAAATGCGGTCATGGAGACCTTCTGCAATGAGCCTTATCCCGCACGTGCCTGTGTTGAAGTGGCCGGCTTGCCCAAGGGCGTATCAGTGGAGATCGAGGCCATCCTCGCGCTCTGA
- the gmk gene encoding guanylate kinase: protein MQAQSGTLFTISAPSGAGKTSLVRALVDAEPSLQVSVSHTTRPIRPGEMDGVNYHFCDRPAFESMLAESAFLEHAEVFGNLYGTSQHFVEEQLAADADVILEIDWQGARQVKNLLPASCSIFVLPPSEAALRERLSQRGQDDEDTIEHRMAAAESEMSHYVEADYLVINDVFEEALLELQAIVRSQRLQTHKQAHRHAAQLGALLG from the coding sequence ATGCAAGCACAATCAGGCACACTCTTTACTATTTCCGCACCCTCAGGCGCTGGTAAAACCAGTCTCGTCCGGGCCCTGGTCGATGCGGAGCCAAGTCTGCAGGTCTCCGTGTCCCACACCACACGGCCTATCCGACCGGGAGAGATGGACGGTGTGAACTATCATTTCTGTGACCGTCCGGCTTTTGAGAGCATGCTGGCGGAAAGTGCATTTCTCGAACATGCCGAAGTTTTCGGTAATCTTTATGGAACTTCGCAGCATTTTGTCGAAGAGCAGCTGGCCGCCGACGCCGACGTGATTCTCGAAATCGACTGGCAGGGCGCCCGACAGGTCAAAAATCTGCTGCCCGCCAGTTGCTCGATTTTTGTCTTGCCCCCCTCGGAGGCGGCGCTGCGGGAGCGCCTCAGCCAGCGCGGCCAGGACGACGAGGACACCATCGAACATCGCATGGCCGCTGCGGAGTCAGAAATGTCCCACTACGTTGAAGCCGATTACCTGGTGATCAATGACGTCTTCGAGGAGGCTCTGCTGGAGCTCCAGGCTATCGTTCGCTCCCAGCGGTTACAAACGCACAAACAGGCCCATCGCCACGCGGCGCAGCTTGGGGCGCTCCTCGGGTAA
- a CDS encoding YicC/YloC family endoribonuclease, translated as MTLHSMTAFAREAETSPVNLIVELRSVNHRYLDCHFKLPDSLRTLETRLREAIAKTIGRGKVDCQIRVADSDSEDTLEINEERLATVLAALDKVGRLSDTLAPADPLALLQFPGVCNAERVEESTVQSAAWSRFELALKNLQESRAREGQQLETFLRRRLDAIEKEVGALREALPALRARQEERLRRRLEELEMTLDEGRIEQELVMLLQKADVDEELDRLDAHIAEATRILDKGGPCGRRLDFLMQELNREANTLSSKATTNDTTQSAVELKVLIEQMREQVQNIE; from the coding sequence ATGACCCTGCATAGCATGACCGCTTTCGCCAGAGAGGCCGAAACATCGCCCGTGAACCTGATTGTGGAGCTACGCAGCGTCAACCATCGCTACCTTGATTGTCATTTTAAACTGCCGGACAGTCTTCGGACTCTGGAAACCCGCCTCCGGGAGGCCATCGCCAAAACCATTGGGCGCGGCAAGGTGGACTGCCAGATAAGAGTTGCGGACAGCGACAGCGAAGACACCCTGGAGATTAACGAGGAACGTCTCGCAACGGTTCTTGCAGCCCTGGACAAGGTCGGCAGGCTTTCGGACACTCTCGCACCTGCAGATCCTCTGGCCCTGTTGCAGTTCCCCGGTGTATGCAATGCCGAGCGCGTTGAGGAGTCCACGGTACAAAGCGCCGCCTGGTCACGTTTCGAGCTTGCCCTTAAGAACCTGCAGGAAAGCCGCGCCCGGGAAGGACAGCAGCTGGAAACCTTCCTCCGGCGTCGCCTCGACGCCATCGAAAAAGAGGTCGGTGCCCTCCGCGAAGCCCTGCCGGCGCTTCGGGCGCGACAGGAGGAAAGACTCCGGCGCCGCCTGGAGGAGCTCGAGATGACCCTGGATGAGGGCCGCATCGAGCAGGAACTGGTGATGCTGTTGCAAAAAGCCGACGTAGACGAAGAACTGGATCGCCTGGACGCGCACATAGCAGAAGCCACGCGTATTCTCGATAAAGGAGGTCCCTGTGGCCGCCGTCTGGACTTTCTCATGCAGGAACTCAACCGTGAGGCTAATACCCTGTCCTCCAAAGCAACCACCAACGACACCACCCAGAGTGCCGTGGAGTTAAAGGTTCTCATCGAGCAAATGCGCGAGCAGGTGCAAAACATCGAATAA
- a CDS encoding NAD(P)H-binding protein has translation MEKKTIAIIGFGDLGERLSGLLPADTWHCLGLRRTANAVPEGVESIAIDLEDAPSLGVLAQRRPDALVIALSPSDRSAKGYEAGFGDAMAGIVAGLGAHVPERAFFVSSTRVYSEADGGWVDEDSATAEDDPHVAAILAAERAFLDGVENSVVLRAGGLYGHGPGPLLKRVTSGRLTPASPPRYGNRIHRDDVAGFMAAVLQGQATVDATVINLVDDAPVPLQDVEAWLCRELGVPYAPPGPANYGEAPGHKRIRNGRLHRSGYSLQFPDYRRGYAAVLHRWMAHSEREDGLDLH, from the coding sequence ATGGAGAAGAAAACTATAGCGATCATCGGTTTCGGTGACCTCGGGGAGCGTCTTAGTGGCCTGCTCCCTGCGGATACCTGGCATTGTCTGGGTCTCCGGCGCACGGCAAATGCCGTGCCCGAGGGTGTGGAGAGTATTGCTATCGATCTCGAAGATGCCCCCAGCCTGGGCGTACTTGCACAGCGCCGGCCCGATGCCCTGGTCATTGCGCTCAGCCCCTCGGATCGCAGCGCTAAAGGCTATGAGGCGGGCTTTGGAGACGCCATGGCGGGGATTGTCGCGGGCCTCGGCGCTCATGTGCCCGAACGGGCCTTCTTTGTGTCGAGCACACGGGTCTACAGCGAGGCGGACGGTGGCTGGGTCGACGAGGACAGCGCTACCGCCGAAGATGACCCCCATGTAGCAGCCATTCTTGCTGCGGAGCGGGCGTTTCTTGATGGGGTTGAGAATAGTGTTGTTTTGCGCGCGGGTGGGCTCTATGGGCATGGCCCCGGACCCTTGCTCAAGCGGGTCACCAGCGGTCGGCTGACACCGGCGTCGCCGCCCCGCTACGGTAACCGCATCCACCGCGATGACGTGGCGGGCTTTATGGCGGCGGTGCTTCAGGGACAGGCCACCGTGGACGCGACCGTCATCAATCTTGTCGACGATGCCCCGGTTCCCCTTCAGGACGTAGAGGCCTGGCTTTGCAGGGAGCTGGGAGTGCCCTACGCACCTCCGGGTCCCGCCAACTATGGCGAGGCGCCCGGGCACAAGCGCATCCGTAACGGGCGTTTGCACCGCAGTGGTTATTCCTTGCAGTTTCCCGATTATCGGCGGGGTTATGCGGCGGTGCTCCATCGCTGGATGGCACACTCAGAGCGCGAGGATGGCCTCGATCTCCACTGA
- the recG gene encoding ATP-dependent DNA helicase RecG, which produces MSGIVTQSLESLRGVGPKMAERLQRYGISNVEDLLFHLPLRYQDRTQVTPIGALQDGAEVVIEGDVALVSVSGGGRRRSLIVKLQDGTGTATLRFFHFSQAQKNALQQGDRLRCFGTVRRGAQQAEMIHPEYRRSIHISDNEESLTPIYPSTEGVSQGQWRKLSDQALSVLAKHPPEELLPVRENDYGLSSALRFLHRPPPEADQQALRDGRHPAQLRLALEELTAHQLSMREMRARSRERAAPVLRDSKALSQHFLKALPFEPTAAQLRVMEEITADLATEKPMLRLVQGDVGSGKTVVAAAAALIAIASGYQVAVMAPTELLAEQHRRNFAGWFSPLNISQMWLAGSVKGQKREQALAAIESGEASLVIGTHALFQDGVEFAHLGLVIVDEQHRFGVHQRLALSEKTGGAWRAHQLIMTATPIPRTLSMVAYADLDCSIIDELPPGRQPVGTVLIDNQRRQEIIERVAIACREGRQVYWVCTLIEDSDTLQAQAAESSFAELAEALDGIAVAMVHGRMKAKEKDAVMSAFKAGHYQLLVATTVIEVGVDVPNATLMIIENPERLGLAQLHQLRGRVGRGSAASHCVLLYQSPLGQQSRARLQVMRESNDGFYIAEEDLRQRGPGEVLGTRQTGLMEFRVARLPEHEHLLEEVQEIAEALQQEHPQWVQALIRRWAGDRQAFANV; this is translated from the coding sequence ATGAGCGGAATTGTCACACAAAGCCTGGAGTCCCTGCGCGGCGTGGGACCCAAAATGGCAGAACGCCTCCAACGCTATGGCATCAGCAATGTTGAGGACCTGTTGTTCCACCTACCTCTGCGCTATCAGGACAGAACGCAGGTAACACCCATTGGCGCATTGCAGGACGGCGCCGAGGTGGTGATTGAGGGTGATGTGGCCCTCGTGAGTGTCAGTGGCGGGGGGCGACGACGTTCTTTGATCGTCAAGCTGCAGGACGGCACGGGCACCGCCACCCTGCGTTTTTTTCACTTCTCCCAGGCACAGAAAAATGCCCTGCAGCAAGGTGATCGCCTGCGCTGTTTCGGCACCGTGCGTCGCGGCGCACAGCAGGCGGAGATGATTCATCCGGAGTACCGACGAAGCATTCACATCAGCGACAACGAGGAGTCCCTAACACCCATCTACCCCAGCACCGAGGGGGTCAGCCAGGGGCAGTGGCGAAAACTTTCCGATCAGGCTTTGAGCGTTCTCGCAAAGCATCCGCCGGAGGAACTGCTACCCGTTCGTGAAAACGACTACGGTCTGAGCTCCGCCCTGCGTTTTCTGCACCGGCCTCCTCCCGAGGCGGATCAACAGGCCCTCAGGGATGGCCGCCACCCGGCGCAGCTTCGCCTCGCTCTCGAGGAGCTCACAGCGCACCAGCTGTCCATGCGGGAAATGCGTGCCCGAAGTCGCGAGCGCGCGGCCCCGGTGCTCAGAGACAGCAAAGCCCTGAGTCAGCATTTTCTGAAAGCTCTGCCCTTCGAGCCGACGGCGGCTCAGCTGCGAGTTATGGAAGAGATCACTGCCGATCTCGCCACGGAAAAACCCATGCTGCGCCTGGTGCAGGGCGACGTGGGTTCGGGGAAGACCGTGGTCGCCGCCGCCGCGGCACTGATTGCCATCGCCAGCGGTTACCAGGTTGCGGTCATGGCGCCCACGGAGCTTTTAGCGGAGCAGCATCGTCGCAACTTCGCAGGCTGGTTTTCCCCCTTGAACATTTCGCAAATGTGGCTCGCAGGCAGCGTTAAGGGACAGAAGCGAGAACAGGCCCTTGCGGCTATTGAAAGCGGCGAGGCGTCTCTGGTCATTGGCACCCATGCGCTGTTTCAGGATGGCGTGGAGTTTGCGCACCTGGGTCTTGTCATCGTCGATGAACAGCATCGCTTTGGCGTCCATCAGCGACTGGCCCTGAGCGAGAAAACCGGTGGTGCATGGCGTGCCCATCAATTGATCATGACGGCGACCCCCATTCCCCGCACCCTGTCCATGGTCGCCTATGCAGATCTGGATTGTTCCATCATCGACGAGCTGCCGCCGGGGAGGCAGCCCGTGGGTACCGTCCTCATCGACAACCAACGGCGCCAGGAAATCATTGAGCGGGTTGCCATCGCCTGCAGGGAGGGTCGCCAGGTTTACTGGGTGTGCACCCTCATTGAAGACAGCGACACGCTCCAGGCCCAGGCGGCAGAGTCCAGCTTTGCGGAACTCGCGGAGGCCCTGGACGGCATTGCCGTCGCCATGGTCCACGGCCGCATGAAGGCGAAGGAAAAAGATGCTGTCATGAGCGCTTTCAAAGCCGGGCACTATCAGCTGTTGGTCGCCACCACGGTGATCGAAGTGGGCGTTGACGTACCCAATGCCACGCTCATGATTATCGAAAACCCCGAGAGACTGGGGCTGGCACAGTTGCACCAGCTGCGGGGCCGCGTGGGACGGGGGAGTGCCGCAAGTCACTGTGTACTCCTGTACCAATCACCCCTGGGCCAGCAAAGCCGCGCTCGCCTTCAGGTGATGCGGGAAAGCAACGATGGTTTTTACATTGCCGAAGAGGACCTGCGTCAGCGGGGGCCGGGCGAGGTTTTGGGCACCCGCCAGACCGGGCTGATGGAGTTTCGCGTGGCGAGACTGCCGGAACATGAGCACCTCCTGGAAGAGGTACAGGAGATCGCCGAAGCACTGCAACAGGAACATCCCCAGTGGGTGCAGGCCCTGATCCGTCGCTGGGCAGGAGACCGCCAGGCCTTCGCCAACGTCTAG
- a CDS encoding exodeoxyribonuclease III: MRIISFSADGLREAAKRGFYDWLSRQDADFICIQDIRCSEYDLQDDVFFPSDYNAYFFDDVNGKDNGVAIYCRALPKAIMTGLGFADFDMQGRYIQADYGELSVGCLLAPVANDGAVEEQKTKNEFFSLLGAHLEKVRNKRRKFLICGNWRIAHTAADMQNSAENSNRSGFLPEERQWMDALLENGYRDAFRQVSNDSDAFSYWPGERGEDGWRIDLQIISEELQYSVEHAAIYTGESFSRHAPVIIDYDIDL; the protein is encoded by the coding sequence ATGAGAATCATCAGCTTCAGCGCAGATGGGTTGCGTGAAGCCGCAAAACGGGGGTTTTACGACTGGCTGTCACGCCAGGACGCCGACTTCATCTGTATTCAGGATATCCGTTGTTCCGAATACGACTTACAGGATGACGTCTTTTTCCCCAGCGACTACAACGCCTACTTTTTTGACGACGTTAACGGCAAGGATAACGGCGTAGCCATCTATTGCCGCGCCCTTCCCAAAGCCATCATGACAGGCCTGGGATTTGCGGACTTCGATATGCAGGGCCGTTACATCCAGGCGGATTACGGCGAGCTGTCCGTTGGCTGCCTTCTCGCGCCGGTTGCCAACGATGGTGCCGTGGAAGAGCAAAAGACCAAAAACGAGTTTTTCTCGCTTCTGGGCGCTCACCTGGAAAAGGTTCGCAACAAGCGGCGCAAATTCCTTATCTGTGGAAACTGGCGCATCGCTCACACCGCCGCCGATATGCAGAACAGCGCCGAAAACAGCAATCGCTCGGGATTCCTTCCCGAGGAACGCCAGTGGATGGACGCACTCCTGGAGAACGGTTATCGCGACGCCTTCCGTCAGGTAAGCAATGATAGCGACGCCTTCAGCTACTGGCCCGGCGAACGCGGCGAAGACGGTTGGCGGATTGATCTGCAGATCATCTCGGAAGAGCTGCAGTACAGTGTCGAACACGCTGCAATCTATACCGGCGAGAGCTTTTCCCGCCACGCGCCGGTCATCATCGACTACGACATCGATCTTTAA
- the rpoZ gene encoding DNA-directed RNA polymerase subunit omega: MARVTVEDCLESVDNRFELVMVASKRARQLATGGKDPLVQEESDKPTVIALREIAEGLVTPDMLNREDELDAEEELAEVMGASESF; the protein is encoded by the coding sequence ATGGCACGCGTTACCGTAGAAGATTGCCTTGAGTCCGTAGACAACCGTTTCGAGCTGGTAATGGTGGCTAGCAAGCGCGCCCGTCAGCTGGCTACGGGCGGCAAAGATCCTCTCGTGCAGGAAGAATCCGACAAGCCCACGGTGATCGCGCTTCGCGAAATTGCGGAAGGTCTGGTAACACCGGATATGCTGAACCGGGAAGACGAGCTGGACGCCGAGGAAGAACTCGCCGAAGTGATGGGTGCAAGCGAAAGCTTCTAA